Proteins found in one Chionomys nivalis chromosome 15, mChiNiv1.1, whole genome shotgun sequence genomic segment:
- the Ankrd33b gene encoding ankyrin repeat domain-containing protein 33B isoform X2 — MKAAMQGRTECVRALMLAGADVQARDPRRGMSPQEWAAYTGRVEAVRVMQRLMERPCPEQFGDKYKPELPLPAEALLKPARSKNCFQRFTEFLRSTLTSRSGQGLADGGVLDHMVRMTTGLYSPAIAVVCQTVCPENPPCVGKRRPAVQEILAARGNPDTYAQDSSELQSQTLETPRVNPWSSQSSGAPGPTPAPISRKASLLPLQLLRRSSVRPGVVVPRVRISKAPAPTFQPERPAPKGNTKDSVHLQIPKWRYKEAKEEKRKAEEAEKKRQAEAQKEKRAPRWRKRT; from the coding sequence gggcTGATGTTCAAGCGAGGGATCCCCGCCGTGGGATGTCACCACAGGAGTGGGCTGCATACACTGGCCGAGTGGAGGCTGTTCGTGTCATGCAGAGGCTGATGGAGCGGCCCTGCCCAGAGCAGTTTGGGGACAAGTACAAGCCAGAATTGCCGCTTCCTGCTGAGGCACTCTTGAAACCAGCACGTTCCAAAAACTGCTTTCAGAGATTCACAGAGTTCCTGCGGTCCACTCTGACCTCCCGCTCAGGCCAGGGTCTGGCGGATGGAGGTGTCCTTGATCACATGGTCAGGATGACTACAGGCCTTTATAGCCCCGCCATTGCTGTCGTCTGCCAGACTGTGTGCCCGGAGAACCCTCCCTGCGTGGGGAAACGGCGCCCGGCAGTGCAGGAAATTCTAGCAGCTAGGGGGAACCCAGACACCTATGCTCAGGATAGCTCTGAACTGCAATCCCAGACTTTGGAGACTCCCAGAGTGAATCCCTGGTCATCCCAGTCCTCTGGGGCCCCAGGACCCACCCCTGCCCCTATCTCGCGGAAGGCCAGCCTCCTGCCCTTACAGTTGCTGCGGAGGAGCAGTGTGCGGCCAGGAGTGGTAGTTCCCAGGGTGCGCATCAGCAAGGCCCCTGCGCCCACCTTCCAGCCCGAGCGCCCAGCCCCCAAAGGCAACACCAAGGACAGTGTACACCTGCAGATCCCCAAGTGGCGGTACAAGGAAGccaaggaggagaagaggaaggcggaggaggcagagaagaaacGCCAGGCAGAGGCTCAGAAGGAAAAGCGGGCGCCACGTTGGAGGAAAAGGACGTGA